In a genomic window of Cytobacillus sp. FSL H8-0458:
- a CDS encoding ABC transporter substrate-binding protein, translated as MKRLAIVGIFSMLFLSLITGCNSSAGTSSSNDSDTIELRFFHRWPTEPKKQYFEKAVKEFEELHPNIKIKTEAVLNDSYKEKIRVVLGSKNPPDVYFSWSGEFAYNFVRAGQALDLTEYINSDKEWSGEIIESQFKPFTLDEKTYGIPWSTDGKAFFYNKKIFNDLNLEPPATWSELIEVSEKIKEAGITPITFGSKAPWTISHYIGSLNELIVPEDVIAKDYDPNNPEGDFSHPGYVKALEKFMELEPYFNKGVNSVDHQYARELFNGGKAAIGYFQLAEIGLIEPSLGEDLGVFNTPGIEGGEGNPNSITAAPEGIMISSKTKHPEEAMEFVKFLTSKEKGTEQLKEVSEYSAVKGTTTSENASPLQEEAIDLIVNADKTYLWFDTAVDIAIVDAYLNGTQQMLDGKKTPEEVMADVQAASQKVKK; from the coding sequence ATGAAAAGGTTAGCGATAGTAGGTATTTTCTCAATGTTATTCCTTTCTTTAATAACTGGCTGCAATTCATCTGCCGGCACATCTTCTTCAAATGATAGCGATACTATTGAACTCCGTTTTTTCCATCGTTGGCCTACTGAACCAAAGAAGCAGTATTTTGAAAAAGCTGTTAAAGAATTTGAAGAGCTGCATCCAAATATAAAGATTAAAACAGAAGCGGTCTTGAATGACTCATACAAAGAAAAGATCCGTGTTGTACTAGGATCGAAGAATCCGCCTGATGTCTATTTCTCCTGGAGCGGTGAATTTGCTTATAACTTTGTACGTGCCGGTCAGGCACTTGATTTAACAGAATATATCAACAGTGATAAAGAGTGGTCAGGAGAAATTATCGAATCTCAATTTAAGCCATTTACATTGGATGAAAAAACATATGGAATTCCTTGGTCAACAGACGGAAAAGCCTTCTTCTATAATAAAAAGATTTTCAACGATTTAAATCTGGAGCCCCCTGCAACTTGGAGTGAACTCATCGAGGTTTCAGAAAAGATAAAAGAAGCCGGCATTACTCCAATTACTTTTGGAAGCAAGGCACCTTGGACGATTTCTCATTATATTGGCTCTCTTAATGAACTGATTGTACCAGAAGATGTAATTGCCAAGGATTATGATCCGAACAACCCTGAAGGGGATTTTTCACACCCTGGATATGTGAAGGCATTGGAGAAGTTTATGGAACTTGAACCTTACTTCAATAAAGGAGTAAATTCAGTTGATCATCAATACGCTCGTGAACTATTCAATGGCGGCAAAGCAGCAATAGGCTATTTCCAATTAGCTGAAATTGGGTTAATTGAACCTTCTTTAGGTGAGGATTTAGGTGTCTTTAATACACCAGGCATCGAAGGAGGGGAAGGAAACCCAAATTCAATCACTGCTGCACCAGAGGGAATTATGATTTCTTCTAAAACTAAGCACCCAGAAGAAGCAATGGAGTTTGTTAAGTTCTTAACTTCAAAGGAGAAAGGCACTGAACAGCTGAAAGAAGTTAGTGAATATAGTGCTGTAAAAGGGACAACAACATCCGAAAATGCCTCTCCATTACAAGAAGAAGCAATTGATCTAATTGTCAATGCGGACAAAACTTATCTATGGTTTGATACTGCTGTTGATATTGCGATTGTTGATGCATACCTGAATGGCACACAGCAAATGCTGGACGGAAAGAAAACCCCGGAAGAAGTGATGGCTGATGTGCAAGCTGCATCACAAAAGGTCAAAAAATAA
- a CDS encoding SIS domain-containing protein: MTTELVVDIKNQIKHALEEVKKRNIENVFFVACGGSSALMYPSKYAIDREAKKIDAHLYSSNEFIHRNHSKLGQNSLVILCSHSGTTPETVEAAKFARSKGALAVSLTNEPGSPLAQASDVVLKYEWGQEANAFTTNYSVIYQLVFGVLKEAEGNGKFLAIEKSLENLQSVYEKAASQSHDSAVEFGKQYKDEKIIYTMASGANYGVAYSFAICILMEMQWIHSHAIHAGEYFHGPFEIIDEETPFIILLGLDETRFLEERALDFSKKYGKKLVVLDAKEFDFSGINEEVKGYIAPLVLNFVLRKYADNLAEQRNHPLSKRRYMWKVEY, from the coding sequence ATGACAACAGAATTAGTGGTAGATATTAAAAATCAAATTAAACATGCACTTGAGGAAGTAAAGAAGAGAAATATTGAGAATGTGTTCTTTGTTGCCTGCGGAGGCTCTTCCGCACTTATGTATCCAAGCAAATATGCAATCGATCGGGAAGCAAAGAAAATTGATGCCCATTTATATAGCTCCAATGAATTTATTCATCGCAATCATTCAAAACTTGGACAAAATTCGTTAGTGATCTTATGCTCTCATTCCGGTACTACTCCAGAAACAGTGGAAGCCGCAAAATTCGCAAGAAGTAAAGGAGCCTTGGCGGTTTCTTTAACTAACGAGCCTGGTTCTCCACTGGCTCAGGCGTCAGACGTCGTTCTGAAATACGAATGGGGACAAGAAGCGAATGCTTTTACAACGAACTACTCAGTTATCTACCAGCTGGTATTTGGAGTCCTCAAAGAGGCAGAGGGAAATGGCAAGTTTCTAGCGATTGAAAAGAGCCTTGAAAACTTACAATCTGTGTATGAAAAAGCGGCTTCACAATCGCATGACTCTGCTGTAGAATTTGGAAAACAGTATAAAGATGAGAAGATTATTTATACCATGGCTAGCGGCGCAAACTATGGAGTTGCTTATTCATTTGCGATTTGTATCCTCATGGAAATGCAATGGATTCACTCTCATGCCATACATGCAGGTGAATACTTCCATGGTCCATTTGAAATCATTGATGAGGAAACACCATTTATTATTCTCCTTGGACTGGATGAAACAAGATTCTTAGAAGAGAGAGCACTGGATTTCTCAAAAAAATATGGAAAGAAACTAGTTGTTCTGGATGCAAAAGAGTTTGATTTTTCTGGAATCAACGAGGAAGTTAAAGGCTATATTGCTCCGCTTGTGTTGAATTTTGTGTTAAGAAAGTATGCGGATAATTTAGCTGAACAAAGAAATCATCCATTGTCAAAACGCAGATATATGTGGAAGGTAGAATACTAA